Proteins co-encoded in one Salmo trutta unplaced genomic scaffold, fSalTru1.1, whole genome shotgun sequence genomic window:
- the LOC115185021 gene encoding uncharacterized protein LOC115185021 isoform X15, with translation MVWIVFYHYSGNLSGVLSGVLSGVLSLLRCFIITQVFYHYSGVLSGVLSGVLSGVLSLLRCFIITQVFYQVFYQVFYQVFYHYSGVLSGVLSLLRCFIITQVFYHYSGVLSGVLSLLRCFIITQVFYQVFYHYSGVLSLLRCFIRCFIITQVFYHYSGVLSGVLSLLRCFIITQVFYQVFYQVFYQVFYHYSGVLSGVLSLLRCFIITQVFYHYSGVLSGVLSGVLSLLRCFIRCFIITQVFYHYSGVLSGVLSLLRCFIRCFIITQVFYQVFYHYSGVLSGVLSLLRCFIITQVFYQVFYHYSGVLSGVLSLLRCFIITQVFYQVFYQVFYHYSYRL, from the exons ATGGTGTGGATTGTATTTTATCATTACTCAGGTAATTTATCAGGTGTTTTATCAGGTGTTTTATCAG GTGTTTTATCATTACTCAGGTGTTTTATCATTACTCAGGTGTTTTATCATTACTCAGGTGTTTTATCAGGTGTTTTATCAGGTGTTTTATCAGGTGTTTTATCATTACTCAGGTGTTTTATCATTACTCAGGTGTTTTATCAGGTGTTTTATCAGGTGTTTTATCAGGTGTTTTATCATTACTCAGGTGTTTTATCAG GTGTTTTATCATTACTCAGGTGTTTTATCATTACTCAGGTGTTTTATCATTACTCAGGTGTTTTATCAGGTGTTTTATCATTACTCAGGTGTTTTATCATTACTCAGGTGTTTTATCAGGTGTTTTATCATTACTCAGGTGTTTTATCATTACTCAG GTGTTTTATCAGGTGTTTTATCATTACTCAG GTGTTTTATCATTACTCAGGTGTTTTATCAGGTGTTTTATCATTACTCAGGTGTTTTATCATTACTCAGGTGTTTTATCAGGTGTTTTATCAGGTGTTTTATCAGGTGTTTTATCATTACTCAGGTGTTTTATCAGGTGTTTTATCATTACTCAG GTGTTTTATCATTACTCAGGTGTTTTATCATTACTCAGGTGTTTTATCAG GTGTTTTATCAGGTGTTTTATCATTACTCAGGTGTTTTATCAGGTGTTTTATCATTACTCAG GTGTTTTATCATTACTCAGGTGTTTTATCAGGTGTTTTATCATTACTCAG GTGTTTTATCAGGTGTTTTATCATTACTCAGGTGTTTTATCAGGTGTTTTATCATTACTCAGGTGTTTTATCAGGTGTTTTATCATTACTCAGGTGTTTTATCATTACTCAGGTGTTTTATCAGGTGTTTTATCATTACTCAGGTGTTTTATCAGGTGTTTTATCATTACTCAG GTGTTTTATCATTACTCAG GTGTTTTATCAGGTGTTTTATCAGGTGTTTTATCATTACTCATATagactctga
- the LOC115185021 gene encoding uncharacterized protein LOC115185021 isoform X32, with product MVWIVFYHYSGNLSGVLSGVLSGVLSLLRCFIITQVFYHYSGVLSGVLSGVLSGVLSLLRCFIITQVFYQVFYQVFYQVFYHYSGVLSGVLSLLRCFIITQVFYHYSGVLSGVLSLLRCFIITQVFYQVFYHYSGVLSLLRCFIITQVFYQVFYHYSGVLSLLRCFIRCFIITQVFYHYSGVLSGVLSLLRCFIITQVFYHYSGVLSGVLSGVLSLLRCFIRCFIITQVFYHYSGVLSGVLSLLRCFIRCFIITQVFYQVFYHYSGVLSGVLSLLRCFIITQVFYQVFYHYSGVLSGVLSLLRCFIITQVFYQVFYQVFYHYSYRL from the exons ATGGTGTGGATTGTATTTTATCATTACTCAGGTAATTTATCAGGTGTTTTATCAGGTGTTTTATCAG GTGTTTTATCATTACTCAGGTGTTTTATCATTACTCAGGTGTTTTATCATTACTCAGGTGTTTTATCAGGTGTTTTATCAGGTGTTTTATCAGGTGTTTTATCATTACTCAGGTGTTTTATCATTACTCAGGTGTTTTATCAGGTGTTTTATCAGGTGTTTTATCAGGTGTTTTATCATTACTCAGGTGTTTTATCAG GTGTTTTATCATTACTCAGGTGTTTTATCATTACTCAGGTGTTTTATCATTACTCAGGTGTTTTATCAGGTGTTTTATCATTACTCAGGTGTTTTATCATTACTCAGGTGTTTTATCAGGTGTTTTATCATTACTCAGGTGTTTTATCATTACTCAGGTGTTTTATCATTACTCAG GTGTTTTATCAGGTGTTTTATCATTACTCAG GTGTTTTATCATTACTCAGGTGTTTTATCAGGTGTTTTATCATTACTCAG GTGTTTTATCATTACTCAGGTGTTTTATCAGGTGTTTTATCATTACTCAG GTGTTTTATCATTACTCAGGTGTTTTATCATTACTCAGGTGTTTTATCAG GTGTTTTATCAGGTGTTTTATCATTACTCAGGTGTTTTATCAGGTGTTTTATCATTACTCAG GTGTTTTATCATTACTCAGGTGTTTTATCAGGTGTTTTATCATTACTCAG GTGTTTTATCAGGTGTTTTATCATTACTCAGGTGTTTTATCAGGTGTTTTATCATTACTCAGGTGTTTTATCAGGTGTTTTATCATTACTCAGGTGTTTTATCATTACTCAGGTGTTTTATCAGGTGTTTTATCATTACTCAGGTGTTTTATCAGGTGTTTTATCATTACTCAG GTGTTTTATCATTACTCAG GTGTTTTATCAGGTGTTTTATCAGGTGTTTTATCATTACTCATATagactctga
- the LOC115185021 gene encoding uncharacterized protein LOC115185021 isoform X40, giving the protein MVWIVFYHYSGNLSGVLSGVLSGVLSLLRCFIITQVFYHYSGVLSGVLSGVLSGVLSLLRCFIITQVFYHYSGVLSLLRCFIITQVFYQVFYHYSGVLSLLRCFIITQVFYHYAGVLSLLRCFIRCFIITQVFYHYSGVLSGVLSLLRCFIITQVFYQVFYQVFYQVFYHYSGVLSGVLSLLRCFIITQVFYHYSGVLSGVLSGVLSLLRCFIRCFIITQVFYHYSGVLSGVLSLLRCFIRCFIITQVFYQVFYHYSGVLSGVLSLLRCFIITQVFYQVFYHYSGVLSGVLSLLRCFIITQVFYQVFYQVFYHYSYRL; this is encoded by the exons ATGGTGTGGATTGTATTTTATCATTACTCAGGTAATTTATCAGGTGTTTTATCAGGTGTTTTATCAG GTGTTTTATCATTACTCAGGTGTTTTATCATTACTCAGGTGTTTTATCATTACTCAGGTGTTTTATCAGGTGTTTTATCAGGTGTTTTATCAGGTGTTTTATCATTACTCAG GTGTTTTATCATTACTCAGGTGTTTTATCATTACTCAG GTGTTTTATCATTACTCAGGTGTTTTATCATTACTCAGGTGTTTTATCAGGTGTTTTATCATTACTCAGGTGTTTTATCATTACTCAGGTGTTTTATCATTACTCAGGTGTTTTATCATTATGCAGGTGTTTTATCATTACTCAGGTGTTTTATCAGGTGTTTTATCATTACTCAG GTGTTTTATCATTACTCAGGTGTTTTATCAGGTGTTTTATCATTACTCAGGTGTTTTATCATTACTCAGGTGTTTTATCAGGTGTTTTATCAGGTGTTTTATCAGGTGTTTTATCATTACTCAGGTGTTTTATCAGGTGTTTTATCATTACTCAG GTGTTTTATCATTACTCAGGTGTTTTATCATTACTCAGGTGTTTTATCAG GTGTTTTATCAGGTGTTTTATCATTACTCAGGTGTTTTATCAGGTGTTTTATCATTACTCAG GTGTTTTATCATTACTCAGGTGTTTTATCAGGTGTTTTATCATTACTCAG GTGTTTTATCAGGTGTTTTATCATTACTCAGGTGTTTTATCAGGTGTTTTATCATTACTCAGGTGTTTTATCAGGTGTTTTATCATTACTCAGGTGTTTTATCATTACTCAGGTGTTTTATCAGGTGTTTTATCATTACTCAGGTGTTTTATCAGGTGTTTTATCATTACTCAG GTGTTTTATCATTACTCAG GTGTTTTATCAGGTGTTTTATCAGGTGTTTTATCATTACTCATATagactctga
- the LOC115185021 gene encoding uncharacterized protein LOC115185021 isoform X21, whose translation MVWIVFYHYSGNLSGVLSGVLSGVLSLLRCFIITQVFYHYSGVLSGVLSGVLSGVLSLLRCFIITQVFYQVFYQVFYQVFYHYSGVLSGVLSLLRCFIITQVFYHYSGVLSGVLSLLRCFIITQVFYQVFYHYSGVLSLLRCFIITQVFYQVFYHYSGVLSLLRCFIRCFIITQVFYHYSGVLSGVLSGVLSGVLSLLRCFIRCFIITQVFYQVFYHYSGVLSLLRCFIRCFIITQVFYHYSGVLSGVLSLLRCFIRCFIITQVFYQVFYHYSGVLSGVLSLLRCFIITQVFYQVFYHYSGVLSGVLSLLRCFIITQVFYQVFYQVFYHYSYRL comes from the exons ATGGTGTGGATTGTATTTTATCATTACTCAGGTAATTTATCAGGTGTTTTATCAGGTGTTTTATCAG GTGTTTTATCATTACTCAGGTGTTTTATCATTACTCAGGTGTTTTATCATTACTCAGGTGTTTTATCAGGTGTTTTATCAGGTGTTTTATCAGGTGTTTTATCATTACTCAGGTGTTTTATCATTACTCAGGTGTTTTATCAGGTGTTTTATCAGGTGTTTTATCAGGTGTTTTATCATTACTCAGGTGTTTTATCAG GTGTTTTATCATTACTCAGGTGTTTTATCATTACTCAGGTGTTTTATCATTACTCAGGTGTTTTATCAGGTGTTTTATCATTACTCAGGTGTTTTATCATTACTCAGGTGTTTTATCAGGTGTTTTATCATTACTCAGGTGTTTTATCATTACTCAGGTGTTTTATCATTACTCAG GTGTTTTATCAGGTGTTTTATCATTACTCAG GTGTTTTATCATTACTCAGGTGTTTTATCAGGTGTTTTATCATTACTCAGGTGTTTTATCATTACTCAGGTGTTTTATCAGGTGTTTTATCAGGTGTTTTATCAGGTGTTTTATCATTACTCAGGTGTTTTATCAGGTGTTTTATCATTACTCAGGTGTTTTATCAGGTGTTTTATCATTACTCAG GTGTTTTATCATTACTCAGGTGTTTTATCAGGTGTTTTATCATTACTCAG GTGTTTTATCATTACTCAGGTGTTTTATCAGGTGTTTTATCATTACTCAG GTGTTTTATCAGGTGTTTTATCATTACTCAGGTGTTTTATCAGGTGTTTTATCATTACTCAGGTGTTTTATCAGGTGTTTTATCATTACTCAGGTGTTTTATCATTACTCAGGTGTTTTATCAGGTGTTTTATCATTACTCAGGTGTTTTATCAGGTGTTTTATCATTACTCAG GTGTTTTATCATTACTCAG GTGTTTTATCAGGTGTTTTATCAGGTGTTTTATCATTACTCATATagactctga
- the LOC115185021 gene encoding uncharacterized protein LOC115185021 isoform X14: MVWIVFYHYSGNLSGVLSGVLSGVLSLLRCFIITQVFYHYSGVLSGVLSGVLSGVLSLLRCFIITQVFYQVFYQVFYQVFYHYSGVLSGVLSLLRCFIITQVFYHYSGVLSGVLSLLRCFIITQVFYQVFYHYSGVLSLLRCFIITQVFYQVFYHYSGVLSLLRCFIRCFIITQVFYHYSGVLSGVLSGVLSGVLSLLRCFIRCFIITQVFYQVFYHYSGVLSGVLSLLRCFIRCFIITQVFYHYSGVLSGVLSLLRCFIRCFIITQVFYQVFYHYSGVLSGVLSLLRCFIITQVFYQVFYHYSGVLSGVLSLLRCFIITQVFYQVFYQVFYHYSYRL, encoded by the exons ATGGTGTGGATTGTATTTTATCATTACTCAGGTAATTTATCAGGTGTTTTATCAGGTGTTTTATCAG GTGTTTTATCATTACTCAGGTGTTTTATCATTACTCAGGTGTTTTATCATTACTCAGGTGTTTTATCAGGTGTTTTATCAGGTGTTTTATCAGGTGTTTTATCATTACTCAGGTGTTTTATCATTACTCAGGTGTTTTATCAGGTGTTTTATCAGGTGTTTTATCAGGTGTTTTATCATTACTCAGGTGTTTTATCAG GTGTTTTATCATTACTCAGGTGTTTTATCATTACTCAGGTGTTTTATCATTACTCAGGTGTTTTATCAGGTGTTTTATCATTACTCAGGTGTTTTATCATTACTCAGGTGTTTTATCAGGTGTTTTATCATTACTCAGGTGTTTTATCATTACTCAGGTGTTTTATCATTACTCAG GTGTTTTATCAGGTGTTTTATCATTACTCAG GTGTTTTATCATTACTCAGGTGTTTTATCAGGTGTTTTATCATTACTCAGGTGTTTTATCATTACTCAGGTGTTTTATCAGGTGTTTTATCAGGTGTTTTATCAGGTGTTTTATCATTACTCAGGTGTTTTATCAGGTGTTTTATCATTACTCAGGTGTTTTATCAGGTGTTTTATCATTACTCAG GTGTTTTATCAGGTGTTTTATCATTACTCAGGTGTTTTATCAGGTGTTTTATCATTACTCAG GTGTTTTATCATTACTCAGGTGTTTTATCAGGTGTTTTATCATTACTCAG GTGTTTTATCAGGTGTTTTATCATTACTCAGGTGTTTTATCAGGTGTTTTATCATTACTCAGGTGTTTTATCAGGTGTTTTATCATTACTCAGGTGTTTTATCATTACTCAGGTGTTTTATCAGGTGTTTTATCATTACTCAGGTGTTTTATCAGGTGTTTTATCATTACTCAG GTGTTTTATCATTACTCAG GTGTTTTATCAGGTGTTTTATCAGGTGTTTTATCATTACTCATATagactctga
- the LOC115185021 gene encoding uncharacterized protein LOC115185021 isoform X22, producing MVWIVFYHYSGNLSGVLSGVLSGVLSLLRCFIITQVFYHYSGVLSGVLSGVLSGVLSLLRCFIITQVFYQVFYQVFYQVFYHYSGVLSGVLSLLRCFIITQVFYHYSGVLSGVLSLLRCFIITQVFYQVFYHYSGVLSLLRCFIITQVFYQVFYHYSGVLSLLRCFIRCFIITQVFYHYSGVLSGVLSGVLSGVLSLLRCFIITQVFYHYSGVLSGVLSGVLSLLRCFIRCFIITQVFYHYSGVLSGVLSLLRCFIRCFIITQVFYQVFYHYSGVLSGVLSLLRCFIITQVFYQVFYHYSGVLSGVLSLLRCFIITQVFYQVFYQVFYHYSYRL from the exons ATGGTGTGGATTGTATTTTATCATTACTCAGGTAATTTATCAGGTGTTTTATCAGGTGTTTTATCAG GTGTTTTATCATTACTCAGGTGTTTTATCATTACTCAGGTGTTTTATCATTACTCAGGTGTTTTATCAGGTGTTTTATCAGGTGTTTTATCAGGTGTTTTATCATTACTCAGGTGTTTTATCATTACTCAGGTGTTTTATCAGGTGTTTTATCAGGTGTTTTATCAGGTGTTTTATCATTACTCAGGTGTTTTATCAG GTGTTTTATCATTACTCAGGTGTTTTATCATTACTCAGGTGTTTTATCATTACTCAGGTGTTTTATCAGGTGTTTTATCATTACTCAGGTGTTTTATCATTACTCAGGTGTTTTATCAGGTGTTTTATCATTACTCAGGTGTTTTATCATTACTCAGGTGTTTTATCATTACTCAG GTGTTTTATCAGGTGTTTTATCATTACTCAG GTGTTTTATCATTACTCAGGTGTTTTATCAGGTGTTTTATCATTACTCAGGTGTTTTATCATTACTCAGGTGTTTTATCAGGTGTTTTATCAGGTGTTTTATCAGGTGTTTTATCATTACTCAG GTGTTTTATCATTACTCAGGTGTTTTATCATTACTCAGGTGTTTTATCAG GTGTTTTATCAGGTGTTTTATCATTACTCAGGTGTTTTATCAGGTGTTTTATCATTACTCAG GTGTTTTATCATTACTCAGGTGTTTTATCAGGTGTTTTATCATTACTCAG GTGTTTTATCAGGTGTTTTATCATTACTCAGGTGTTTTATCAGGTGTTTTATCATTACTCAGGTGTTTTATCAGGTGTTTTATCATTACTCAGGTGTTTTATCATTACTCAGGTGTTTTATCAGGTGTTTTATCATTACTCAGGTGTTTTATCAGGTGTTTTATCATTACTCAG GTGTTTTATCATTACTCAG GTGTTTTATCAGGTGTTTTATCAGGTGTTTTATCATTACTCATATagactctga
- the LOC115185021 gene encoding uncharacterized protein LOC115185021 isoform X25, which yields MVWIVFYHYSGNLSGVLSGVLSGVLSLLRCFIITQVFYHYSGVLSGVLSGVLSGVLSLLRCFIITQVFYQVFYQVFYQVFYHYSGVLSGVLSLLRCFIITQVFYHYSGVLSGVLSLLRCFIITQVFYQVFYHYSGVLSLLRCFIITQVFYQVFYHYSGVLSLLRCFIRCFIITQVFYQVFYHYSGVLSGVLSLLRCFIITQVFYHYSGVLSGVLSGVLSLLRCFIRCFIITQVFYHYSGVLSGVLSLLRCFIRCFIITQVFYQVFYHYSGVLSGVLSLLRCFIITQVFYQVFYHYSGVLSGVLSLLRCFIITQVFYQVFYQVFYHYSYRL from the exons ATGGTGTGGATTGTATTTTATCATTACTCAGGTAATTTATCAGGTGTTTTATCAGGTGTTTTATCAG GTGTTTTATCATTACTCAGGTGTTTTATCATTACTCAGGTGTTTTATCATTACTCAGGTGTTTTATCAGGTGTTTTATCAGGTGTTTTATCAGGTGTTTTATCATTACTCAGGTGTTTTATCATTACTCAGGTGTTTTATCAGGTGTTTTATCAGGTGTTTTATCAGGTGTTTTATCATTACTCAGGTGTTTTATCAG GTGTTTTATCATTACTCAGGTGTTTTATCATTACTCAGGTGTTTTATCATTACTCAGGTGTTTTATCAGGTGTTTTATCATTACTCAGGTGTTTTATCATTACTCAGGTGTTTTATCAGGTGTTTTATCATTACTCAGGTGTTTTATCATTACTCAGGTGTTTTATCATTACTCAG GTGTTTTATCAGGTGTTTTATCATTACTCAG GTGTTTTATCATTACTCAGGTGTTTTATCAGGTGTTTTATCATTACTCAG GTGTTTTATCAGGTGTTTTATCATTACTCAGGTGTTTTATCAGGTGTTTTATCATTACTCAG GTGTTTTATCATTACTCAGGTGTTTTATCATTACTCAGGTGTTTTATCAG GTGTTTTATCAGGTGTTTTATCATTACTCAGGTGTTTTATCAGGTGTTTTATCATTACTCAG GTGTTTTATCATTACTCAGGTGTTTTATCAGGTGTTTTATCATTACTCAG GTGTTTTATCAGGTGTTTTATCATTACTCAGGTGTTTTATCAGGTGTTTTATCATTACTCAGGTGTTTTATCAGGTGTTTTATCATTACTCAGGTGTTTTATCATTACTCAGGTGTTTTATCAGGTGTTTTATCATTACTCAGGTGTTTTATCAGGTGTTTTATCATTACTCAG GTGTTTTATCATTACTCAG GTGTTTTATCAGGTGTTTTATCAGGTGTTTTATCATTACTCATATagactctga
- the LOC115185021 gene encoding uncharacterized protein LOC115185021 isoform X20 gives MVWIVFYHYSGNLSGVLSGVLSGVLSLLRCFIITQVFYHYSGVLSGVLSGVLSGVLSLLRCFIITQVFYQVFYQVFYQVFYHYSGVLSGVLSLLRCFIITQVFYHYSGVLSGVLSLLRCFIITQVFYQVFYHYSGVLSLLRCFIITQVFYQVFYHYSGVLSLLRCFIITQVFYQVFYQVFYQVFYHYSGVLSGVLSLLRCFIITQVFYHYSGVLSGVLSGVLSLLRCFIRCFIITQVFYHYSGVLSGVLSLLRCFIRCFIITQVFYQVFYHYSGVLSGVLSLLRCFIITQVFYQVFYHYSGVLSGVLSLLRCFIITQVFYQVFYQVFYHYSYRL, from the exons ATGGTGTGGATTGTATTTTATCATTACTCAGGTAATTTATCAGGTGTTTTATCAGGTGTTTTATCAG GTGTTTTATCATTACTCAGGTGTTTTATCATTACTCAGGTGTTTTATCATTACTCAGGTGTTTTATCAGGTGTTTTATCAGGTGTTTTATCAGGTGTTTTATCATTACTCAGGTGTTTTATCATTACTCAGGTGTTTTATCAGGTGTTTTATCAGGTGTTTTATCAGGTGTTTTATCATTACTCAGGTGTTTTATCAG GTGTTTTATCATTACTCAGGTGTTTTATCATTACTCAGGTGTTTTATCATTACTCAGGTGTTTTATCAGGTGTTTTATCATTACTCAGGTGTTTTATCATTACTCAGGTGTTTTATCAGGTGTTTTATCATTACTCAGGTGTTTTATCATTACTCAGGTGTTTTATCATTACTCAG GTGTTTTATCAGGTGTTTTATCATTACTCAG GTGTTTTATCATTACTCAGGTGTTTTATCATTACTCAGGTGTTTTATCAGGTGTTTTATCAGGTGTTTTATCAGGTGTTTTATCATTACTCAGGTGTTTTATCAGGTGTTTTATCATTACTCAG GTGTTTTATCATTACTCAGGTGTTTTATCATTACTCAGGTGTTTTATCAG GTGTTTTATCAGGTGTTTTATCATTACTCAGGTGTTTTATCAGGTGTTTTATCATTACTCAG GTGTTTTATCATTACTCAGGTGTTTTATCAGGTGTTTTATCATTACTCAG GTGTTTTATCAGGTGTTTTATCATTACTCAGGTGTTTTATCAGGTGTTTTATCATTACTCAGGTGTTTTATCAGGTGTTTTATCATTACTCAGGTGTTTTATCATTACTCAGGTGTTTTATCAGGTGTTTTATCATTACTCAGGTGTTTTATCAGGTGTTTTATCATTACTCAG GTGTTTTATCATTACTCAG GTGTTTTATCAGGTGTTTTATCAGGTGTTTTATCATTACTCATATagactctga
- the LOC115185021 gene encoding uncharacterized protein LOC115185021 isoform X7, with amino-acid sequence MVWIVFYHYSGNLSGVLSGVLSGVLSLLRCFIITQVFYHYSGVLSGVLSGVLSGVLSLLRCFIITQVFYQVFYQVFYQVFYHYSGVLSGVLSLLRCFIITQVFYHYSGVLSGVLSLLRCFIITQVFYQVFYHYSGVLSLLRCFIITQVFYHYAGVLSLLRCFIRCFIITQVFYHYSGVLSGVLSLLRCFIITQVFYQVFYQVFYQVFYHYSGVLSGVLSLLRCFIITQVFYHYSGVLSLLRCFIRCFIITQVFYHYSGVLSGVLSLLRCFIRCFIITQVFYQVFYHYSGVLSGVLSLLRCFIITQVFYQVFYHYSGVLSGVLSLLRCFIITQVFYQVFYQVFYHYSYRL; translated from the exons ATGGTGTGGATTGTATTTTATCATTACTCAGGTAATTTATCAGGTGTTTTATCAGGTGTTTTATCAG GTGTTTTATCATTACTCAGGTGTTTTATCATTACTCAGGTGTTTTATCATTACTCAGGTGTTTTATCAGGTGTTTTATCAGGTGTTTTATCAGGTGTTTTATCATTACTCAGGTGTTTTATCATTACTCAGGTGTTTTATCAGGTGTTTTATCAGGTGTTTTATCAGGTGTTTTATCATTACTCAGGTGTTTTATCAG GTGTTTTATCATTACTCAGGTGTTTTATCATTACTCAGGTGTTTTATCATTACTCAGGTGTTTTATCAGGTGTTTTATCATTACTCAGGTGTTTTATCATTACTCAGGTGTTTTATCAGGTGTTTTATCATTACTCAGGTGTTTTATCATTACTCAGGTGTTTTATCATTACTCAGGTGTTTTATCATTATGCAGGTGTTTTATCATTACTCAGGTGTTTTATCAGGTGTTTTATCATTACTCAG GTGTTTTATCATTACTCAGGTGTTTTATCAGGTGTTTTATCATTACTCAGGTGTTTTATCATTACTCAGGTGTTTTATCAGGTGTTTTATCAGGTGTTTTATCAGGTGTTTTATCATTACTCAGGTGTTTTATCAGGTGTTTTATCATTACTCAG GTGTTTTATCATTACTCAGGTGTTTTATCATTACTCAG GTGTTTTATCATTACTCAGGTGTTTTATCAGGTGTTTTATCATTACTCAG GTGTTTTATCATTACTCAGGTGTTTTATCAGGTGTTTTATCATTACTCAG GTGTTTTATCAGGTGTTTTATCATTACTCAGGTGTTTTATCAGGTGTTTTATCATTACTCAGGTGTTTTATCAGGTGTTTTATCATTACTCAGGTGTTTTATCATTACTCAGGTGTTTTATCAGGTGTTTTATCATTACTCAGGTGTTTTATCAGGTGTTTTATCATTACTCAG GTGTTTTATCATTACTCAG GTGTTTTATCAGGTGTTTTATCAGGTGTTTTATCATTACTCATATagactctga
- the LOC115185021 gene encoding uncharacterized protein LOC115185021 isoform X31, translating into MVWIVFYHYSGNLSGVLSGVLSGVLSLLRCFIITQVFYHYSGVLSGVLSGVLSGVLSLLRCFIITQVFYQVFYQVFYQVFYHYSGVLSGVLSLLRCFIITQVFYHYSGVLSGVLSLLRCFIITQVFYQVFYHYSGVLSLLRCFIITQVFYQVFYHYSGVLSLLRCFIRCFIITQVFYHYSGVLSGVLSGVLSGVLSLLRCFIITQVFYHYSGVLSLLRCFIRCFIITQVFYHYSGVLSGVLSLLRCFIRCFIITQVFYQVFYHYSGVLSGVLSLLRCFIITQVFYQVFYHYSGVLSGVLSLLRCFIITQVFYQVFYQVFYHYSYRL; encoded by the exons ATGGTGTGGATTGTATTTTATCATTACTCAGGTAATTTATCAGGTGTTTTATCAGGTGTTTTATCAG GTGTTTTATCATTACTCAGGTGTTTTATCATTACTCAGGTGTTTTATCATTACTCAGGTGTTTTATCAGGTGTTTTATCAGGTGTTTTATCAGGTGTTTTATCATTACTCAGGTGTTTTATCATTACTCAGGTGTTTTATCAGGTGTTTTATCAGGTGTTTTATCAGGTGTTTTATCATTACTCAGGTGTTTTATCAG GTGTTTTATCATTACTCAGGTGTTTTATCATTACTCAGGTGTTTTATCATTACTCAGGTGTTTTATCAGGTGTTTTATCATTACTCAGGTGTTTTATCATTACTCAGGTGTTTTATCAGGTGTTTTATCATTACTCAGGTGTTTTATCATTACTCAGGTGTTTTATCATTACTCAG GTGTTTTATCAGGTGTTTTATCATTACTCAG GTGTTTTATCATTACTCAGGTGTTTTATCAGGTGTTTTATCATTACTCAGGTGTTTTATCATTACTCAGGTGTTTTATCAGGTGTTTTATCAGGTGTTTTATCAGGTGTTTTATCATTACTCAG GTGTTTTATCATTACTCAGGTGTTTTATCATTACTCAG GTGTTTTATCATTACTCAGGTGTTTTATCAGGTGTTTTATCATTACTCAG GTGTTTTATCATTACTCAGGTGTTTTATCAGGTGTTTTATCATTACTCAG GTGTTTTATCAGGTGTTTTATCATTACTCAGGTGTTTTATCAGGTGTTTTATCATTACTCAGGTGTTTTATCAGGTGTTTTATCATTACTCAGGTGTTTTATCATTACTCAGGTGTTTTATCAGGTGTTTTATCATTACTCAGGTGTTTTATCAGGTGTTTTATCATTACTCAG GTGTTTTATCATTACTCAG GTGTTTTATCAGGTGTTTTATCAGGTGTTTTATCATTACTCATATagactctga